In the genome of Aureimonas sp. OT7, one region contains:
- the mgrA gene encoding L-glyceraldehyde 3-phosphate reductase — protein MPYDAAANRYDGMPYRRTGRSGLQLPAISLGLWQNFGGVDSFETGRAVLRRAFDRGVTHFDLANNYGPPPGSSEEQFGRWLDLDFCPYRDELIVSTKAGYLMWPGPYGNLGSRKYILASLDQSLKRMGLDYVDIFYHHRPDPDTPLEESMGALDQAVRSGKALYVGVSSYSPELTREAYRILKAQGTPFVIHQPSYSMLNRWVEDGLLDTLAELGLGCIAFSPLAQGLLTTKYLNGVPEGSRATRSVSFSPELITPENIERISALNGIAKARGQSLAQMAIAWVLRNPAVTSALIGARNVEQLDNSLDALNNLQFSDDELRSIDSHATEGGIDLWRSHSRIKPAA, from the coding sequence ATGCCATACGATGCCGCGGCAAACCGCTACGACGGCATGCCCTACAGGCGCACGGGCCGCTCAGGGCTGCAACTGCCGGCGATCTCGCTTGGGCTCTGGCAGAATTTCGGGGGCGTCGACAGCTTTGAAACGGGGCGCGCGGTATTGCGCCGTGCCTTCGACAGGGGCGTCACGCATTTCGACCTCGCCAATAATTACGGCCCGCCCCCCGGATCGTCCGAGGAACAGTTCGGCCGGTGGCTGGACTTGGATTTTTGCCCCTACCGCGACGAACTGATCGTGTCCACCAAGGCGGGCTACCTCATGTGGCCGGGCCCTTACGGCAATCTCGGCTCGCGCAAGTACATCCTGGCCAGCCTGGACCAGAGCCTCAAGCGCATGGGGCTGGACTATGTGGACATCTTCTACCACCACCGACCGGATCCCGACACGCCGCTGGAAGAAAGCATGGGCGCGCTGGATCAGGCGGTCCGCTCGGGCAAAGCGTTGTATGTCGGCGTCTCTTCTTATTCGCCGGAGCTGACGCGCGAGGCGTATCGCATTCTCAAGGCGCAGGGTACGCCCTTCGTCATTCACCAGCCGTCCTATTCCATGCTGAACCGATGGGTAGAGGACGGCCTTCTGGATACGCTGGCCGAACTCGGCCTCGGCTGCATCGCCTTCTCGCCGCTCGCGCAGGGGCTGCTCACGACCAAATATTTGAACGGCGTGCCCGAAGGCTCGCGCGCCACGCGCAGCGTTTCGTTTTCGCCGGAGCTGATCACACCGGAGAATATCGAGCGGATATCGGCGCTGAACGGTATCGCCAAGGCGCGCGGCCAGAGCCTGGCGCAGATGGCCATCGCCTGGGTTCTACGCAATCCGGCCGTCACCTCGGCACTGATCGGCGCCCGCAATGTCGAGCAGCTCGATAATTCCTTGGATGCGTTGAACAATCTGCAGTTCTCCGACGACGAGTTGAGGTCGATCGATTCCCATGCAACGGAGGGCGGGATCGATCTGTGGCGCAGCCACTCCCGCATCAAGCCGGCTGCCTGA
- the clpB gene encoding ATP-dependent chaperone ClpB, with protein sequence MNIEKYTERARGFVQAAQTLALTRDNQQFLPEHLLKVLVDDPEGMATGLIERAGGRSRDVRLAVDAAVDAIPRVTGGAGQIYLAPQTAKVFATAEEIAKKAGDSFVTVERLLLALAMEKSAKTSEILANAGVTANALNAAINEIRKGRTADSASAEQGYDALKRYARDLTKDAREGRLDPVIGRDDEIRRTIQVLSRRTKNNPVLIGEPGVGKTAIAEGLALRLVNGDVPESLRDKQLMALDMGALIAGAKYRGEFEERLKSVLSEVQSADGNIILFIDEMHTLVGAGKADGAMDASNLLKPALARGELHCVGATTLDEYRKHVEKDPALARRFQPVFVDEPTVEDTISILRGLKEKYEQHHKVRISDSALVAAAQLSNRYITDRFLPDKAIDLVDEGAARLRMAVDSKPEALDEIDRRVVQLKIEREALKKEKDDGARSRLERLEAELADLEEQSDALTATWQAEKSKLGHAAELKRQLDEARNALAIAQRNGEFQRAGELAYGQIPDLERQLKEAETADQSQAGSMVEETVTADHVAQVVSRWTGIPVDRMMEGERDKLLRMEDVLSQRVVGQGEAVQAVSRAVRRARAGLQDPNRPIGSFIFLGPTGVGKTELTKALAGFLFDEETAMVRIDMSEFMEKHSVARLIGAPPGYVGYEEGGVLTEAVRRRPYQVILFDEIEKAHPDVFNVLLQVLDDGRLTDGQGRTVDFRNTLIVMTSNLGAEYLVALKDDEDVETVRAQVMDVVRASFRPEFLNRVDETILFHRLHRSEMGAIVDIQMQRLEKLLQERKITLELEPSARDWLADKGYDPAYGARPLKRVIQREVQDPLAERILLGEIKDEDSVKISAGNDRLQFYVVGSKAETQGDRFAA encoded by the coding sequence ATGAATATCGAAAAATATACGGAGCGTGCGCGGGGCTTCGTTCAAGCCGCGCAGACCCTGGCGCTCACGCGCGACAATCAGCAATTCCTTCCCGAACATCTGTTGAAGGTTCTGGTGGACGATCCCGAAGGGATGGCCACGGGCCTGATCGAACGCGCGGGTGGACGGTCGCGGGATGTAAGGCTGGCGGTGGACGCCGCCGTCGACGCCATCCCCCGCGTAACGGGCGGGGCGGGGCAGATCTATCTTGCGCCGCAGACGGCGAAGGTGTTCGCCACGGCGGAGGAGATCGCCAAGAAGGCCGGCGACAGCTTCGTGACGGTGGAGCGGCTGCTGCTTGCCCTCGCCATGGAGAAAAGCGCCAAGACATCCGAAATCCTGGCAAATGCCGGCGTGACGGCCAATGCCCTCAACGCCGCCATCAACGAGATTCGCAAGGGCCGCACCGCCGACAGCGCATCCGCCGAGCAAGGCTATGATGCGTTGAAGCGCTATGCGCGCGACCTGACCAAGGATGCCCGCGAAGGCCGGCTGGACCCGGTGATCGGCCGCGACGACGAAATTCGCCGCACGATCCAGGTTCTGTCGCGCCGCACGAAGAACAACCCTGTCCTCATCGGCGAGCCCGGCGTCGGCAAGACGGCCATCGCCGAAGGGCTGGCCCTGCGCCTCGTCAACGGCGATGTGCCGGAATCGCTACGCGACAAGCAGCTTATGGCTCTTGATATGGGAGCGCTGATTGCCGGCGCGAAGTATCGCGGTGAATTCGAGGAGCGGTTGAAGTCCGTCCTGTCGGAAGTGCAATCCGCCGACGGCAACATCATCCTGTTCATCGACGAGATGCACACCCTGGTCGGCGCCGGCAAGGCGGACGGCGCCATGGATGCGTCCAACCTATTGAAGCCTGCCCTGGCCCGCGGCGAACTGCATTGCGTCGGCGCGACGACGCTGGATGAATACCGCAAGCATGTCGAGAAGGACCCGGCGCTTGCCCGTCGCTTCCAGCCTGTCTTCGTCGACGAGCCGACGGTCGAGGACACGATCTCGATCCTGCGGGGGCTGAAGGAGAAGTACGAGCAGCATCACAAGGTGCGTATATCGGACTCTGCGCTCGTGGCGGCGGCGCAGCTTTCCAACCGCTATATCACCGACCGCTTCCTGCCCGACAAGGCGATCGACCTTGTCGACGAGGGTGCGGCGCGGTTGCGCATGGCCGTCGATTCCAAGCCCGAGGCCCTCGACGAGATCGACCGCCGCGTCGTGCAGTTGAAGATCGAACGCGAGGCCCTGAAAAAGGAAAAGGACGATGGCGCCCGCAGCCGGCTGGAGCGTCTTGAGGCGGAGTTGGCCGACCTGGAGGAGCAGTCCGACGCGTTGACCGCAACCTGGCAGGCCGAAAAATCGAAGCTCGGCCACGCGGCGGAGCTCAAGCGTCAGTTGGACGAAGCGCGCAACGCGCTTGCCATCGCCCAGCGCAATGGCGAGTTCCAGCGCGCCGGGGAGTTGGCCTATGGCCAGATTCCGGACCTCGAGCGCCAGTTGAAGGAGGCCGAGACGGCGGACCAGTCTCAGGCCGGCTCGATGGTCGAGGAAACCGTGACGGCGGACCATGTCGCGCAGGTCGTTTCCCGCTGGACGGGCATCCCCGTGGACCGGATGATGGAGGGCGAGCGCGACAAGCTGCTGCGGATGGAGGATGTCCTCTCCCAGCGTGTCGTGGGGCAGGGCGAGGCGGTGCAGGCCGTTTCCCGTGCCGTGCGGCGCGCGCGCGCCGGCCTGCAGGATCCGAACCGGCCTATCGGCTCGTTCATCTTCCTCGGCCCCACGGGTGTCGGCAAGACCGAGCTGACCAAGGCGTTGGCCGGTTTCCTCTTCGACGAGGAAACCGCGATGGTGCGCATCGACATGTCCGAGTTCATGGAGAAGCATTCCGTGGCCCGGCTGATCGGCGCGCCTCCCGGCTATGTCGGCTACGAGGAGGGCGGCGTGCTGACCGAGGCGGTGCGGCGCCGGCCCTACCAGGTGATCTTGTTCGACGAGATCGAGAAGGCGCACCCGGATGTGTTCAACGTGCTGCTGCAGGTTCTCGATGATGGCCGGCTGACAGACGGGCAGGGCCGTACGGTGGATTTCCGCAACACGCTGATCGTCATGACGTCCAACCTCGGTGCGGAATATCTCGTGGCGCTCAAGGACGACGAGGATGTCGAAACGGTGCGTGCGCAGGTGATGGATGTGGTGCGGGCCAGTTTCCGTCCGGAATTCCTGAACCGCGTCGACGAGACGATCCTGTTCCATCGGCTGCATCGCTCCGAGATGGGCGCGATTGTCGATATCCAGATGCAGCGGCTGGAAAAGCTGTTGCAGGAGCGCAAGATCACGCTGGAGCTCGAGCCGTCGGCACGCGACTGGCTGGCGGACAAGGGCTACGACCCGGCCTACGGTGCGCGGCCGCTGAAGAGGGTGATCCAGCGCGAAGTGCAGGACCCCCTTGCCGAACGCATCCTGCTCGGCGAGATCAAGGACGAAGACAGCGTCAAGATTTCGGCCGGCAACGACAGGTTGCAGTTCTATGTGGTCGGCTCCAAGGCCGAGACACAAGGCGACCGCTTCGCCGCATGA
- a CDS encoding extensin family protein, with the protein MIPIRPVVFASCIIAYGIGCAVAGAQQSPPVPTPVPGGETAVPSLPSPEGQDIPEETIPVPEAKPGEQPEPADADRQPEPEPPSADAPEVAQPDPQGPARPSPAYVPPEKARTQPEPSAPTTPEAAVTPEESVEAAEALLDAETCEGELKKRGVEFSIGDSIADGDCGVLRPVTIQSLSTGMTVSPDTQMLCRTALALDIWVAEGVVEAARKALPDEKLASITQASTYMCRERASESRISEHSRGSAIDIASFGFKSGKSIIVERQEPASADDRFLADSRRAACGPFRTVLGPGTDADHDTHFHLDIAARNNGSTYCR; encoded by the coding sequence ATGATCCCCATCCGGCCGGTCGTCTTCGCCTCTTGCATCATCGCCTACGGCATCGGCTGCGCCGTTGCCGGGGCGCAGCAAAGCCCTCCCGTTCCGACGCCGGTCCCCGGTGGTGAAACCGCCGTACCATCGCTACCCAGCCCCGAAGGGCAGGATATTCCGGAGGAGACCATCCCCGTTCCCGAGGCGAAGCCCGGGGAGCAACCGGAGCCCGCCGATGCGGACCGGCAGCCCGAGCCGGAGCCGCCGTCGGCCGATGCGCCCGAGGTTGCACAACCCGATCCGCAGGGCCCCGCCCGGCCAAGCCCCGCCTATGTCCCGCCCGAGAAGGCACGCACGCAGCCGGAGCCGTCCGCCCCGACGACCCCGGAAGCAGCCGTGACGCCGGAAGAATCGGTCGAGGCGGCGGAAGCACTGCTGGATGCGGAGACGTGCGAGGGCGAGTTGAAGAAGCGCGGCGTCGAATTTTCCATCGGAGATTCGATTGCCGATGGCGATTGCGGTGTGCTGCGCCCGGTCACCATCCAGTCGCTCAGTACCGGCATGACGGTCTCACCCGACACGCAGATGCTGTGCCGCACGGCCTTGGCGCTGGATATCTGGGTTGCGGAAGGCGTGGTCGAAGCCGCCAGGAAGGCGCTGCCCGACGAAAAACTGGCGTCCATTACGCAGGCATCGACCTATATGTGCCGGGAACGGGCCAGCGAAAGCCGCATTTCGGAGCATTCGCGCGGCAGTGCCATCGACATCGCATCCTTCGGTTTCAAGTCGGGCAAGAGCATCATCGTCGAGCGGCAGGAGCCGGCGTCTGCGGACGATCGGTTCCTGGCGGACTCGAGGCGCGCGGCCTGCGGTCCGTTTCGGACCGTCCTCGGACCCGGCACCGACGCAGATCACGATACGCATTTCCACCTGGATATCGCTGCACGCAACAATGGCTCCACCTACTGCCGTTGA
- the prmC gene encoding peptide chain release factor N(5)-glutamine methyltransferase encodes MPEAPTIGELLAEARAELAAAGIDSAAADARILMMDSLGLTSTDLHLRSGQPPSRPVEPFWQRLLRRMAGEPVYRILGYRPFYAHEFTLSADTLEPRPDTETLVDLAIEALSGRFGRQTPFLFADIGTGTGAIAVSLLSEFPFAECIAVDIAQGALDTAMENARHAGVSSRIRPLVSNYLGSIAEPLDAIVSNPPYIPSDEIDGLDVGVRCHDPRRALDGGADGLDAYRALAAGAADVLRQGGDMLLEVGAGQGDDVRCLMQRAGLAFVSSRADLGGHERALLFRRAAG; translated from the coding sequence ATGCCTGAGGCGCCCACCATAGGCGAGCTCCTGGCAGAGGCGCGGGCCGAGCTGGCCGCGGCGGGTATCGACAGCGCGGCGGCGGATGCCCGCATCCTGATGATGGACAGCCTGGGCCTGACCTCGACGGATCTTCACCTGCGCTCCGGGCAGCCTCCATCGCGGCCGGTGGAACCGTTTTGGCAAAGGCTGCTGCGGCGGATGGCGGGGGAACCGGTCTACCGCATCCTGGGGTATCGCCCGTTCTACGCCCATGAGTTCACGCTGTCGGCCGATACGCTGGAGCCGCGGCCGGACACCGAGACGCTGGTCGATCTGGCCATCGAGGCGCTATCGGGGCGGTTCGGGCGACAGACGCCGTTTCTGTTTGCCGATATCGGAACCGGCACCGGCGCCATCGCGGTGTCGCTCCTGTCGGAGTTTCCGTTCGCCGAGTGCATTGCCGTCGACATAGCGCAGGGCGCCCTGGACACGGCCATGGAGAATGCCCGGCATGCCGGCGTCTCCTCCCGCATCCGCCCGCTCGTATCGAACTATCTCGGGTCGATCGCGGAGCCGCTGGACGCCATCGTCTCCAACCCACCCTATATACCGTCCGACGAGATCGACGGGCTGGATGTCGGCGTTCGCTGTCACGATCCTCGACGCGCGCTGGATGGCGGGGCGGATGGGCTCGATGCCTATCGCGCCCTGGCAGCAGGCGCGGCGGACGTCTTGCGGCAAGGCGGCGACATGCTGCTGGAGGTGGGCGCCGGCCAGGGCGACGACGTCCGCTGCCTGATGCAGCGCGCGGGCCTTGCTTTCGTCTCATCGAGGGCGGACCTCGGCGGGCATGAGCGAGCGCTCCTGTTCCGGCGCGCCGCCGGATGA
- a CDS encoding L,D-transpeptidase, with product MMALRSRWTFAFLAMLPLAATSAQAQYGYDYGRDPYAAHDPYYDNQDMGDVRRFIDEDGRIVTVDPYGRVVSIEEPARRAPPPGAILEGPAERYDPYGNYGTGPSDSMPMPPAGASQRAGIPPVDNTYTGSVNPAQQAMPAPGQPMIETNPAPAVAGPTGRNAKAEVAALQVILDRAGVSPGVIDGRMGSNVNKAVAAYHEMTGRLLDATSPQALLEELYATGGPAVVEYEITNEDVSGPFVASIPSDYAEKATLPAMSYERVSEMLAERFHMDEAYLKEINPGADFTRPGTVLRVMDTGSNVKTPVARVVADKGREQVRAYDEYGRLVVAYPATIGSSATPSPTGTHTVARIALNPNYTYNPKINFQQGNNTGVLTIPPGPNGPVGSVWIALSKPTYGIHGTPEPSQIGKTNSHGCIRLTNWDAQELAKLVKPGVTVEFHD from the coding sequence ATGATGGCGTTGCGTTCTCGCTGGACATTCGCGTTCCTGGCGATGTTGCCGCTGGCCGCGACCTCCGCGCAGGCGCAGTACGGCTATGATTACGGGCGCGATCCATATGCCGCGCACGATCCCTACTACGATAACCAGGATATGGGAGACGTCAGGCGCTTCATCGACGAGGACGGACGCATCGTAACGGTGGACCCCTATGGCCGCGTCGTCTCGATCGAGGAGCCGGCCCGGCGAGCGCCACCTCCTGGGGCGATCCTGGAAGGACCGGCCGAGCGATACGATCCGTACGGTAATTATGGAACCGGACCGTCGGATTCCATGCCCATGCCGCCGGCCGGCGCTTCGCAGCGCGCCGGTATTCCGCCGGTGGACAACACCTATACGGGCTCGGTCAACCCGGCGCAGCAGGCCATGCCGGCGCCCGGCCAGCCGATGATCGAGACCAATCCCGCACCGGCGGTCGCCGGCCCGACCGGGCGCAACGCCAAGGCCGAAGTCGCCGCGCTGCAGGTGATCCTCGATCGCGCGGGCGTATCTCCCGGCGTCATCGACGGACGCATGGGGTCCAACGTCAACAAGGCCGTCGCCGCCTATCATGAAATGACGGGTCGCCTCCTGGACGCGACGAGCCCGCAGGCGCTGCTGGAAGAACTGTATGCGACGGGCGGCCCGGCGGTCGTGGAGTATGAAATCACCAATGAGGACGTTTCCGGGCCTTTCGTCGCGTCGATCCCTTCGGACTATGCCGAAAAGGCAACGCTGCCGGCGATGTCCTACGAGCGCGTCTCGGAAATGCTGGCCGAACGGTTCCACATGGACGAGGCCTATCTCAAGGAGATCAACCCGGGCGCCGATTTCACCCGCCCCGGCACGGTCCTGCGGGTCATGGATACCGGCTCCAACGTCAAGACGCCGGTGGCCCGCGTGGTGGCCGACAAGGGCCGCGAACAGGTGCGCGCCTATGACGAATACGGCCGGCTGGTCGTCGCCTATCCTGCGACGATCGGCTCTTCCGCGACCCCATCGCCCACCGGAACGCACACCGTGGCGCGCATCGCGCTGAACCCCAACTACACGTACAATCCGAAGATCAATTTCCAGCAGGGCAACAACACCGGCGTCCTGACGATCCCGCCCGGGCCGAACGGCCCGGTCGGCTCTGTCTGGATCGCCTTGTCCAAGCCGACCTACGGCATCCACGGAACGCCGGAGCCGTCGCAGATCGGCAAGACGAACAGCCATGGCTGCATCCGCCTCACCAACTGGGACGCCCAGGAATTGGCAAAGCTGGTGAAACCGGGCGTAACCGTAGAGTTTCACGACTGA
- a CDS encoding translation initiation factor 2 — translation MTLRAIALLCLTLSTLTACGTIARGTSDDVTIEVEPADALVRTSYGRVCRGPCKIRAPRAEDFTVTAEKPGYASQTVEVRSKVSLAGATGAARNVMTGVGVVGAGVDVYSGAIYDHEPNPVRFRLRRAEQGPARRGS, via the coding sequence ATGACCCTGCGAGCGATTGCGCTTCTATGCCTGACTCTATCCACGCTGACGGCCTGCGGTACCATCGCGCGCGGGACGAGCGACGACGTGACCATCGAAGTCGAGCCGGCGGACGCGCTGGTGCGCACCAGCTATGGCAGGGTCTGCCGCGGTCCCTGCAAGATCCGTGCGCCACGCGCCGAGGATTTCACCGTCACCGCGGAGAAGCCGGGCTATGCCAGCCAGACGGTCGAGGTGCGGTCCAAGGTCAGCCTCGCCGGAGCCACCGGGGCGGCACGCAACGTCATGACAGGGGTCGGCGTCGTGGGCGCCGGCGTCGATGTCTATTCCGGTGCAATCTACGATCATGAACCCAATCCCGTCCGCTTCCGTCTGCGACGGGCGGAGCAGGGGCCGGCGCGGCGGGGATCCTGA
- the prfA gene encoding peptide chain release factor 1, whose protein sequence is MAILPADTMNEILKRSEHLEAEMAKGPEHEVYARLAAEYSGLEDVVAAIRAYHAATRERADLKGLLDDPSADRDMRDLAAAEMDELADRIETLSDDILILLLPKDAADEKGAILEIRAGTGGSEAALFAGDLFRMYQRYAELRGWKVEILDASDGEVGGYREVIAEVRGKGVFSRLKFESGVHRVQRVPATESSGRIHTSAATVAVLPVAEDVDIEIRAEDIRIDTMRASGAGGQHVNTTDSAVRITHLPTGIVVTSSEKSQHQNRARAMQVLRARLFDMERQRVESERSEARRSQVGSGDRSERIRTYNFPQGRVTDHRINLTLYKLDRVIEGEMDELVDALIADHQAAQLASMGVDA, encoded by the coding sequence ATGGCGATCTTGCCTGCCGACACCATGAACGAAATCCTAAAGCGCTCCGAGCACCTGGAGGCCGAGATGGCCAAGGGACCGGAGCACGAGGTCTATGCACGCCTGGCCGCGGAATATTCGGGGCTCGAGGACGTCGTCGCGGCCATCCGCGCCTATCACGCCGCCACGCGCGAGCGCGCCGACCTCAAGGGCCTTCTGGACGACCCGAGTGCCGACCGCGACATGCGCGATCTGGCAGCGGCGGAGATGGACGAACTGGCCGACCGCATCGAGACGCTGTCGGACGATATCCTGATCCTGCTTCTGCCCAAGGACGCCGCCGACGAGAAAGGCGCGATCCTGGAAATCCGGGCCGGCACCGGCGGCTCGGAGGCCGCCCTCTTTGCCGGCGACCTGTTCCGCATGTACCAGCGCTATGCCGAGTTGCGTGGCTGGAAGGTCGAGATCCTCGATGCCTCGGACGGCGAGGTCGGCGGCTATCGGGAAGTGATCGCCGAGGTGCGCGGCAAGGGGGTCTTCTCGCGGCTGAAATTCGAATCGGGGGTGCACCGGGTGCAGCGCGTACCGGCGACGGAATCCTCCGGGCGCATCCACACGTCGGCGGCAACGGTGGCCGTGCTGCCGGTGGCCGAGGATGTGGACATAGAGATCCGCGCCGAGGATATCCGCATCGATACGATGCGCGCGTCCGGAGCCGGCGGCCAGCATGTCAACACCACGGATTCGGCCGTGCGCATCACCCACCTGCCCACCGGCATCGTCGTCACTTCGTCCGAGAAGTCGCAGCACCAGAACCGGGCGCGGGCGATGCAGGTTCTGCGCGCGCGGCTTTTCGACATGGAGCGGCAGCGGGTGGAAAGCGAACGATCCGAGGCGCGCCGCTCGCAGGTGGGCTCGGGAGACCGCTCGGAGCGCATCCGCACCTACAATTTCCCGCAGGGCCGTGTGACCGATCACCGCATCAACCTTACGCTCTACAAGCTCGACCGCGTCATCGAAGGCGAGATGGATGAACTGGTCGACGCGTTGATCGCCGATCATCAGGCGGCGCAACTGGCGTCCATGGGTGTCGATGCCTGA
- a CDS encoding aldo/keto reductase, whose protein sequence is MRIIDFADGDGVPAIGQGTWMMAEGRQPRSEEIEALRVGFDLGLTLVDTAEIYGGGASEELVGEAMEGRRDELFVVSKVAPSHASSPGTIRALEASLKRLRTDRVDLYLLHWRGGFPLAETVDALGRLRDDGKILMWGVSNFDTDDMQELMDTPGGRACATNQILYNPEERGTEFDLLPWMRREGMPVMAYSPVGQGGHLLRHRALVRVGERHGVSPAQVALAFAIRDGNVIAIPKAGTPEHVRQNAAALHLYLDSEDMAVLDAAFPPPSGKVPLSII, encoded by the coding sequence ATGCGGATAATAGACTTCGCCGATGGCGACGGCGTTCCGGCCATCGGGCAGGGCACCTGGATGATGGCCGAAGGTCGTCAACCGCGCAGCGAGGAGATCGAGGCGCTGCGCGTCGGTTTCGATCTCGGCCTGACTCTGGTGGATACGGCCGAAATCTATGGCGGCGGCGCTTCGGAGGAACTGGTGGGCGAAGCCATGGAGGGGCGCCGAGACGAACTCTTCGTCGTCTCGAAGGTCGCTCCTTCACATGCGTCCTCTCCTGGCACCATCCGCGCGCTGGAGGCGAGCCTGAAACGGCTGCGCACGGACCGGGTCGATCTCTATCTGCTGCACTGGCGCGGCGGCTTTCCCCTGGCGGAAACGGTCGATGCGCTGGGTCGCCTGCGCGACGACGGCAAGATTCTGATGTGGGGCGTATCGAATTTCGATACGGACGATATGCAGGAGCTGATGGACACGCCGGGCGGACGCGCCTGCGCAACCAACCAGATCCTCTACAATCCCGAGGAACGCGGAACCGAATTCGACCTTCTGCCCTGGATGCGGCGCGAGGGAATGCCGGTCATGGCCTACTCGCCCGTGGGGCAGGGCGGCCATTTGCTGCGTCATCGGGCGCTTGTCCGGGTTGGAGAGCGGCATGGGGTCAGCCCGGCGCAGGTGGCGCTGGCCTTTGCCATCCGCGATGGAAACGTCATCGCCATTCCGAAAGCCGGCACGCCGGAGCATGTGCGGCAGAATGCCGCCGCGCTGCATCTTTATCTGGATTCCGAGGATATGGCGGTGCTGGACGCCGCATTCCCGCCGCCGTCAGGCAAGGTTCCGTTGTCTATAATCTGA
- a CDS encoding PRC-barrel domain-containing protein: MSSTYEVSPNGDVQVGADAIEASRVNGTKVYNTEGDSLGHIYDLVIGKRDGKVKYAIMSFGGFLGIGEEYHPLPWEVLKYDERQGGYVVGLTREQLEGAPHYSERDRPDWVDPAYGRRINDYYGIGYY; encoded by the coding sequence ATGTCCTCGACTTATGAAGTAAGCCCGAACGGTGACGTGCAGGTTGGTGCCGACGCCATCGAAGCAAGCCGGGTCAACGGCACGAAGGTGTACAACACCGAAGGCGACAGCCTGGGGCACATCTACGATCTTGTGATCGGCAAGCGCGACGGCAAGGTCAAATACGCGATCATGTCGTTCGGCGGCTTCCTCGGGATCGGGGAAGAGTATCATCCGCTGCCCTGGGAAGTGTTGAAATACGACGAGCGGCAAGGCGGCTACGTGGTCGGCCTGACGCGCGAACAGTTGGAAGGCGCACCGCATTATTCCGAACGCGACCGGCCCGACTGGGTGGATCCGGCCTATGGGCGGCGGATCAACGATTATTACGGTATCGGCTATTACTGA
- a CDS encoding DUF4167 domain-containing protein encodes MRPQQQNKRMRGRGRKGPNPLARSYESNGPDVKIRGTAQHIAEKYTTLARDATASGDRVMAENYLQHAEHYGRIVAAAQGSFQLQSAERDYDGDEDEGDDLPAEGSAPNGQQNNGQQNNGQQHNGFNGDRQHNGGERQNNGQNRHDGGRSDNPRHDGNRDRDRRNNFRDRQGNGEGYPSEAVAEGDDGQNRQNGNRTDNNNRNDGSFRRDRDDRRTRFAERRERFNRERGDGQVGDGQDVGAVGAPQPEIDSPAFADDAATTPSVEVKAEQGRRRGRPRRDDDEATAGVDAPVNAEVPAPAAGESPATSSADAIDAADADAKPAPRRRPRAAAKVEGEDAGSEAPKRKPATRARRKKSDDDVSEESRLPAFLVGSDN; translated from the coding sequence ATGAGGCCACAACAGCAGAACAAGCGTATGCGTGGACGTGGGCGCAAGGGCCCAAATCCGCTGGCACGCAGCTACGAATCCAATGGACCGGACGTGAAAATTCGCGGGACGGCCCAGCACATCGCCGAAAAATACACGACGCTGGCGCGCGATGCGACGGCCTCCGGCGACCGCGTGATGGCGGAAAACTATCTTCAGCACGCCGAGCATTATGGGCGCATCGTTGCCGCCGCGCAGGGGAGTTTCCAACTCCAGTCCGCCGAGCGGGACTATGATGGCGACGAGGACGAGGGCGACGATCTGCCGGCAGAGGGCAGCGCCCCGAACGGCCAGCAGAACAATGGCCAGCAGAACAATGGCCAGCAGCATAACGGCTTCAACGGCGATCGCCAGCACAATGGGGGCGAGCGCCAGAACAACGGCCAGAACCGCCATGATGGCGGCCGGTCGGATAATCCGCGCCACGACGGCAACCGCGACCGCGACCGCCGCAACAATTTCCGCGACCGGCAGGGCAATGGCGAAGGCTATCCATCGGAGGCTGTCGCCGAGGGCGACGACGGCCAGAACCGCCAGAACGGCAACCGCACCGACAACAACAACCGCAACGACGGTAGTTTCCGCCGTGACCGGGATGATCGGCGTACCCGCTTCGCCGAGCGCCGCGAGCGTTTCAACCGCGAGCGTGGCGATGGACAGGTCGGCGACGGCCAGGATGTAGGCGCCGTAGGCGCTCCGCAGCCGGAGATCGATTCTCCTGCATTCGCCGACGACGCGGCGACGACGCCGTCCGTCGAGGTGAAGGCGGAGCAGGGCCGCCGGCGCGGTCGCCCGCGCCGTGATGACGACGAGGCGACAGCCGGTGTCGATGCACCGGTGAATGCCGAGGTTCCCGCCCCCGCGGCCGGGGAATCCCCCGCCACGTCAAGCGCCGATGCCATCGATGCGGCCGATGCCGATGCGAAGCCGGCCCCGCGCCGGCGTCCCCGCGCCGCCGCCAAGGTGGAGGGCGAGGACGCCGGTTCGGAAGCGCCCAAGCGCAAGCCGGCCACGCGCGCCCGCCGCAAGAAGTCGGACGACGACGTATCCGAAGAGAGCCGTCTGCCGGCCTTCCTTGTCGGTTCGGACAACTGA